One Fragaria vesca subsp. vesca unplaced genomic scaffold, FraVesHawaii_1.0 scf0513139, whole genome shotgun sequence DNA window includes the following coding sequences:
- the LOC101298569 gene encoding F-box/kelch-repeat protein At3g23880-like gives MLKEEQLDLDLPEEVVVNILCRLPVKSLIRFTCVSKRWRSLIISDHLFGNSHFQLASHLRRNVLLATNPTLVEEGTPGTPSMEPLPTRFQSLADRFPIRELTCPSELKSNIVVLGSCNGLVVSGKFQYSIVPQGRLYCDFLISLVIWNPSSGFFRKIPSPSFLIGMEKLAYEKQIRFVNRVYYGFGQVSTSDDYKLVVIPKIGDLMEVHVFSVKANSWKVVKTPCGHTPSGLKNGGHIRMEQFIGSVNTNQ, from the coding sequence ATGTTGAAGGAGGAGCAGCTTGATCTGGATCTTCCTGAAGAAGTGGTAGTCAACATCCTCTGCCGGTTGCCGGTCAAGTCCTTGATACGCTTCACTTGTGTCTCAAAACGGTGGCGTTCTCTTATAATTTCCGACCACCTATTTGGCAACTCCCATTTTCAGCTGGCATCTCACCTCCGTCGAAATGTCCTCCTCGCCACCAACCCTACCTTGGTTGAAGAAGGTACACCTGGTACACCTTCTATGGAACCGTTACCCACTCGATTTCAATCTCTAGCAGATAGGTTCCCAATCAGGGAACTCACCTGCCCATCCGAGCTCAAGAGCAACATTGTAGTATTGGGCTCCTGCAATGGCTTGGTAGTTTCAGGCAAGTTCCAATATTCCATTGTACCTCAAGGCCGATTATACTGTGATTTTCTTATAAGTTTGGTAATCTGGAACCCGTCTAGTGGATTCTTTCGAAAAATACCTAGTCCAAGTTTTCTGATTGGGATGGAAAAATTGGCATATGAAAAACAGATTAGGTTTGTGAATCGTGTATATTATGGTTTTGGTCAAGTGTCGACCTCCGATGACTACAAACTTGTGGTGATACCCAAAATTGGTGATTTAATGGAAGTGCATGTGTTCTCAGTCAAAGCTAACTCTTGGAAAGTTGTTAAAACTCCTTGTGGCCATACCCCCTCTGGTCTAAAGAACGGGGGACACATTCGAATGGAGCAATTCATTGGGTCAGTCAACACGAACCAGTGA